A single genomic interval of Lathyrus oleraceus cultivar Zhongwan6 chromosome 7, CAAS_Psat_ZW6_1.0, whole genome shotgun sequence harbors:
- the LOC127100736 gene encoding cytochrome b5, giving the protein MAAKTFTLSEVSKHNTPKDCWLVIHNKVYDVTKFLEDHPGGDDILVSSTGKDASNDFDDIGHSITATALLDDFYVGDIDSSTISSKVEYTPPKQPHYNQDKTSDFIIKILQFLVPLFILGVAVGIRFYSKST; this is encoded by the exons ATGGCTGCCAAGACCTTCACTTTGTCTGAAGTCTCCAAGCATAACACTCCCAAAGACTGTTGGCTTGTTATCCACAATAAG GTTTATGATGTGACGAAGTTCTTGGAGGACCACCCTGGTGGTGACGATATCCTAGTGTCTTCCACAG GGAAAGATGCTTCCAATGATTTCGACGATATCGGTCACAGCATAACCGCAACAGCATTGCTGGACGACTTTTATGTCGGAGACATTGATTCATCGACCATTTCTTCCAAGGTTGAGTACACTCCTCCAAAACAACCTCACTACAATCAAGACAAGACGTCTGATTTCATCATCAAGATCCTCCAATTTCTTGTTCCGTTGTTTATCTTGGGTGTTGCAGTTGGTATTCGGTTCTACAGCAAATCAACATAG